Sequence from the Terriglobia bacterium genome:
GCCCATCCGGCCTTCGATGTCACGCCGGCCCGAAACATCCACAACATCATTACCGAGCGGGGCATTCTTTATAAACCATTCGACGATGCCATTCAGTCCTTAATTGCGAATTGACGGGTCCACAGAGTTCGCAGATTGCGCAGATGTCTCAACCATGTTGATCTTGGGAATCGAATCCTCTTGTGATGAAACGGCTGCGGCGGTGGTGGAAAATGGCGTCCACATCCGATCCAACGTGATCGCTTCCCAGGTGGCGCTTCACAGGAAGTATGGCGGCGTGGTGCCCGAACTGGCGGCCCGCGAGCATGTCATGTCGATCGGACCCACCGTACGGCAGGCCTGCGAGGAAGCCGGGGCCCGCTATGGCGATTTTGACGCCATCGCCGTGACGCAGGGCCCGGGACTGGTGGGTTCCCTGCTGGTCGGAATCTCCTATGCCAAGGCGATGTCCATGAGCATGGGAACACCCCTGGTGGCTGTGAATCACATCGAAGGACACATCTACGCGGCATTTATGGAGCGCCTGGCAAATCCCTTGCAAGAATCCGGGACACCCGCGCTGCCGGCCCTGGCGCTAGTCGTCTCAGGCGGGCATACCAGCCTGTTCCTGGTGGAGCGGCACCCTTCGGGCACGGGGTTCCAATACCAACTGATCGGCCGAACGCGCGACGATGCCGCCGGCGAGGCCTACGACAAGGTGGCAAAATTGCTGGGTCTCGGGTACCCTGGCGGACCGGTCATCGACCGCCTTGCCCCCTTTGGAAATCCCAAGGCCGTGCCTTTCACCAAGACAAAAATCTCGGACCGTTCCCTCGACTTCAGCTTCAGCGGCATCAAGACGGCGGCCCTGCGTTATGTTCAAAAGAACAATATCCGCCCCCTTGATCCTCGAGTGCATCACGATGAGAAAGATGTTCCACCGATCATGGTCGATCTGGTTGCCAGTTTTCAGCGGACCGTCGTAGAAATTCTGGTCCGATCCCTTCAAAGGGGAATGTTGGAGTACCGCCCGGAGTCCATTTTGTTATCAGGGGGTGTCGCCGCCAACAGTGAACTGAGGTCAGCCGTTGGAAACTTTTGTGCGGAACATAAGCTTGAGGCCTATATCCCCCCGCCCTACCTGACCACTGACAATGCTGCCATGATCTCCGCTGCCGGGCATGACCATTTTCTACGACAGGAATTGGCGGACCTGGACCTCAACGCGGAAGCCAGCCTCCAACTCGCAAAGAAGATTCAGTGAGACGGGCCTTGAGCACTTTCGCGGCAGTATCACCTCAATATTTGCTTCCGTGAAGCCCTTTTCCGAGGGGTCTCACGAGAGATGGAGGGGGGTTTGATTTCTGCAAGGGGACGGTCGGCGGCAAGCAGCGCGGAAGCGGCACCGAGGTCCTTCTGCAGCTGTCGAAGATTGACCCGGCAAAACTGCCCCGGGGCGCCCGAAAATTTACCAAGCGCATTTCTGAAGAGTGACTGAGCCCCGTGCCGGTTCCCTTTTTGAAGGTGATGGGCGCCGACGGCTGTTTGAATCAAGCCTTGCATCACTCGTTTGGATTCACCGGCCAGGAGACGCCAGAGATCCTCCCACACCTCATGGGCCTCAAAGAATCTCCCGAAATTAAAATGCGTGACTCCTTGATCGAATTTCTCTCGAAAGTCCCTGGTTCTCACGGTCATCTGCCACACCCTGTCTGCTGAGCTGTCGTAGGCCCCCCGGGCTCAAGATCAGACTCTTACCAAATTCCAGAGCAGAATCACCCGCCAGCGGCCAAAATGGCGGAACGCCTTCGAAGCCCTAAAACAAAACGGGACTCGCTTCCTTTGACAGAAAAACGAGTCCCCATCAATTTCGTTAAAATTCGATTCGGAGATTTTACCTTCTCCGACCCTTCTTTCCAGCCTTTCTAGCCTTGCCTTTCTTTTTCGAAGCTTTCGCCTTTGACTTCTTCGCGGCTTTCTTGGGCTTGATTTTTCTTGGCTTGATCTTTCTTGGCTTAATCTTCCGCGGCTTGATCTTCTTCTTCGCTGCCACTTTTTTCTTGGGAGCGACCTTCTTTGC
This genomic interval carries:
- the tsaD gene encoding tRNA (adenosine(37)-N6)-threonylcarbamoyltransferase complex transferase subunit TsaD, whose product is MLILGIESSCDETAAAVVENGVHIRSNVIASQVALHRKYGGVVPELAAREHVMSIGPTVRQACEEAGARYGDFDAIAVTQGPGLVGSLLVGISYAKAMSMSMGTPLVAVNHIEGHIYAAFMERLANPLQESGTPALPALALVVSGGHTSLFLVERHPSGTGFQYQLIGRTRDDAAGEAYDKVAKLLGLGYPGGPVIDRLAPFGNPKAVPFTKTKISDRSLDFSFSGIKTAALRYVQKNNIRPLDPRVHHDEKDVPPIMVDLVASFQRTVVEILVRSLQRGMLEYRPESILLSGGVAANSELRSAVGNFCAEHKLEAYIPPPYLTTDNAAMISAAGHDHFLRQELADLDLNAEASLQLAKKIQ
- a CDS encoding DUF309 domain-containing protein, which translates into the protein MTVRTRDFREKFDQGVTHFNFGRFFEAHEVWEDLWRLLAGESKRVMQGLIQTAVGAHHLQKGNRHGAQSLFRNALGKFSGAPGQFCRVNLRQLQKDLGAASALLAADRPLAEIKPPSISRETPRKRASRKQILR